From a single Ciconia boyciana chromosome 4, ASM3463844v1, whole genome shotgun sequence genomic region:
- the GCNT4 gene encoding beta-1,3-galactosyl-O-glycosyl-glycoprotein beta-1,6-N-acetylglucosaminyltransferase 4 isoform X1 yields the protein MKRRKCPSKCPARRKILILCVTGWLIALLKLLHVERHFFPSKGIYFVEHFLSTSPYVRNRYSYLRNEFQYEINCSSIYEQDPHEIGKSLEIRRKEIIDLADEDVVAMTSDCHVYHSLRKYHLKPVSPEEESFPIAYSLVVHKDAVMVERLIHSLYSHQNIYCIHYDQKAAKSFKSAMNNLAKCFPNIFIASKLEIVDYAHISRLQADFNCLSDLMDSSVPWKYVINLCGQDFPLRSNFELVAELKKLGGGNMLETIKPSSSKRERFTYHYELMKVPYEYMQMPVKTNISKNPPPHNIEVFAGSAYFVLSRAFIQYTLESPLAKDFFEWSRDTYSPDEHFWATLVRVPGVPGEVPRSAQDVTDLQSKTRLVKWNYLEDHLYPPCTGTHLRSVCIYGAAELRWLLNYGHWFANKFDSKVDPVLVKCLAEKLAEQQKEYETKTSVPATSGKLEVPSSWTKTRDQHDTK from the exons atGAAGAGACGCAAGTGTCCCTCCAAATGTCCCGCACGAAGGAAGATCCTGATCCTGTGTGTTACGGGGTGGCTGATTGCACTGCTGAAGCTCCTCCACGTTGAAAGacacttttttccctctaagGGCATTTATTTCGTTGAGCACTTCTTGAGCACTTCTCCTTACGTTAGAAACAGGTATTCTTACCTTAGAAATGAGTTCCAGTATGAAATTAATTGTTCATCTATATATGAACAAGACCCCCATGAAATTGGCAAGAGTTTAGAGATAAGAAGAAAGGAGATAATTGATTTAGCTGATGAAGATGTCGTAGCGATGACGAGTGATTGCCATGTGTATCATTCACTTAGGAAATACCACCTAAAACCTGTTTCTCCAGAGGAGGAGAGTTTTCCAATTGCCTATTCTTTGGTTGTTCACAAAGATGCAGTAATGGTAGAAAGGCTCATACATTCACTGTACAGTCatcaaaatatttactgcaTCCATTATGaccaaaaagcagcaaaaagttTCAAATCTGCTATGAACAATCTAGCTAAATGTTTCCCCAATATTTTCATTGCATCAAAATTGGAGATAGTGGACTATGCACATATTTCACGGCTGCAAGCAGATTTCAATTGTTTGTCTGATTTGATGGACTCTTCAGTTCCCTGGAAGTATGTTATTAATTTGTGTGGCCAAGATTTCCCTTTGAGGTCAAATTTCGAGTTGGTCGCTGAACTGAAGAAACTTGGTGGAGGAAACATGCTGGAAACTATAAAGCCAAGCAGTAGCAAAAGAGAACGATTTACTTATCACTATGAACTTATGAAAGTGCCTTATGAATACATGCAGATGCCTGTAAAAACCAACATTTCCAAGAATCCACCACCTCATAATATTGAGGTATTTGCAGGCAGTGCCTATTTTGTTTTAAGCCGAGCATTTATTCAATATACCCTTGAAAGCCCTCTTGCAAAAGATTTTTTCGAGTGGTCAAGGGATACATACTCTCCGGATGAACATTTCTGGGCCACTCTTGTACGTGTtcctggggtccctggggaagTTCCAAGGTCGGCCCAGGACGTAACAGACCTACAAAGCAAAACTCGTCTGGTGAAGTGGAATTATCTTGAAGACCATTTATATCCTCCCTGCACTGGTACCCACCTTCGCAGTGTCTGCATCTATGGGGCCGCAGAATTAAGATGGCTTCTGAATTACGGGCACTGGTTTGCCAACAAGTTTGACTCCAAAGTAGACCCTGTCCTGGTAAAATGCTTGGCAGAAAAACTGgcagaacagcagaaaga gtaTGAAACAAAGACCTCTGTACCTGCTACCTCAGGAAAACTGGAAGTGCCCAGCTCATGGACAAAAACAAGAGATCAGCATGACACCAAATGA
- the GCNT4 gene encoding beta-1,3-galactosyl-O-glycosyl-glycoprotein beta-1,6-N-acetylglucosaminyltransferase 4 isoform X2: MKRRKCPSKCPARRKILILCVTGWLIALLKLLHVERHFFPSKGIYFVEHFLSTSPYVRNRYSYLRNEFQYEINCSSIYEQDPHEIGKSLEIRRKEIIDLADEDVVAMTSDCHVYHSLRKYHLKPVSPEEESFPIAYSLVVHKDAVMVERLIHSLYSHQNIYCIHYDQKAAKSFKSAMNNLAKCFPNIFIASKLEIVDYAHISRLQADFNCLSDLMDSSVPWKYVINLCGQDFPLRSNFELVAELKKLGGGNMLETIKPSSSKRERFTYHYELMKVPYEYMQMPVKTNISKNPPPHNIEVFAGSAYFVLSRAFIQYTLESPLAKDFFEWSRDTYSPDEHFWATLVRVPGVPGEVPRSAQDVTDLQSKTRLVKWNYLEDHLYPPCTGTHLRSVCIYGAAELRWLLNYGHWFANKFDSKVDPVLVKCLAEKLAEQQKEWVYLSSDKYFLHINSMNASL; the protein is encoded by the coding sequence atGAAGAGACGCAAGTGTCCCTCCAAATGTCCCGCACGAAGGAAGATCCTGATCCTGTGTGTTACGGGGTGGCTGATTGCACTGCTGAAGCTCCTCCACGTTGAAAGacacttttttccctctaagGGCATTTATTTCGTTGAGCACTTCTTGAGCACTTCTCCTTACGTTAGAAACAGGTATTCTTACCTTAGAAATGAGTTCCAGTATGAAATTAATTGTTCATCTATATATGAACAAGACCCCCATGAAATTGGCAAGAGTTTAGAGATAAGAAGAAAGGAGATAATTGATTTAGCTGATGAAGATGTCGTAGCGATGACGAGTGATTGCCATGTGTATCATTCACTTAGGAAATACCACCTAAAACCTGTTTCTCCAGAGGAGGAGAGTTTTCCAATTGCCTATTCTTTGGTTGTTCACAAAGATGCAGTAATGGTAGAAAGGCTCATACATTCACTGTACAGTCatcaaaatatttactgcaTCCATTATGaccaaaaagcagcaaaaagttTCAAATCTGCTATGAACAATCTAGCTAAATGTTTCCCCAATATTTTCATTGCATCAAAATTGGAGATAGTGGACTATGCACATATTTCACGGCTGCAAGCAGATTTCAATTGTTTGTCTGATTTGATGGACTCTTCAGTTCCCTGGAAGTATGTTATTAATTTGTGTGGCCAAGATTTCCCTTTGAGGTCAAATTTCGAGTTGGTCGCTGAACTGAAGAAACTTGGTGGAGGAAACATGCTGGAAACTATAAAGCCAAGCAGTAGCAAAAGAGAACGATTTACTTATCACTATGAACTTATGAAAGTGCCTTATGAATACATGCAGATGCCTGTAAAAACCAACATTTCCAAGAATCCACCACCTCATAATATTGAGGTATTTGCAGGCAGTGCCTATTTTGTTTTAAGCCGAGCATTTATTCAATATACCCTTGAAAGCCCTCTTGCAAAAGATTTTTTCGAGTGGTCAAGGGATACATACTCTCCGGATGAACATTTCTGGGCCACTCTTGTACGTGTtcctggggtccctggggaagTTCCAAGGTCGGCCCAGGACGTAACAGACCTACAAAGCAAAACTCGTCTGGTGAAGTGGAATTATCTTGAAGACCATTTATATCCTCCCTGCACTGGTACCCACCTTCGCAGTGTCTGCATCTATGGGGCCGCAGAATTAAGATGGCTTCTGAATTACGGGCACTGGTTTGCCAACAAGTTTGACTCCAAAGTAGACCCTGTCCTGGTAAAATGCTTGGCAGAAAAACTGgcagaacagcagaaagagTGGGTATATTTGTCCTCTGATAAATACTTTCTGCACATAAATTCTATGAATGCCTCGCTATAG